The genomic interval CGACTTCGCCTTGAACAGATCGTTGATCTTGCCGACCATCGGCCGCTTAGCGGCGAGATCGAGCGAGAAGCTGCCGCGGGTGATCGCACCCTCGAGCTTGTCGCCAACCGCGTCGTAGAGCGCCTTCTCGGAGAAGCCGGCGGCCTGCGCCACGATGGCGTTCGGCTTATAGCCGAGCTCGGCCATGGTCTTGACCAGCAGGATGCCGTCGGTGGTGTAGCTCGAAGGCATCAGCACGTCCGCATTGGCGGCCTTGAGCTGCTGCACCTCGGCCGAAAGCGACGGCGAGTTGGCGCGGTACTTGATGTCGGAAACGATCTTGTAGCCGCGCTCGGCGGCGAGCTTGGTCTGCGCGTTGGCGGAGTCGGTGCCGAAGATGGTGTCTTCGTGGAACAGCGCCAGCGTGTTGGCCTTGGCACCCTTCTTCTTCATCGCGTCGAGGAAGTCGAACATCCCGGCCGAGAACATCTCGTCATGCGGCGAGGCGCGGAAATAATACTTCAGACCGCGGCGATGCAGGCTCGGCGAGGAGTTGTCCGCCGACATGAACGGAATCTGATAGCGTTCGCAGATCTGGCTGATCGTGACTGCGACCGCGCTTTGATAGGAGCCGAGGATGGCGCTGACCTTTTCCTGCGTGATCAGGCGCTCGGCTTCAGCGCGCCCCTTTTGCGGGTCGCCCTGGGTGTCGGCATAGACGATACGGATCTTGGCACCCCCGAGGCCGGGCAGACCCACGCCCTTGGCGAGCGGAAGATCGAAGTCCTGGTCATTGTTGATGATGTCGATCGCGGTCTCGAACGCACGCTGCGCATCGACACCCACCTGCGCGCCGGAGCCCGACAACGGATAGGTCGCACCGATCACCACTTCGGAGGTCTGCGCGCGCGCCGCCAGCGGCATCAGCGCGGCGGTGGCTGTGGCTCCGAGCAAAAGATCGCGGCGAGTGATCGTCATGGCAGTCCCCCTGTTACAATTTCGGCTCATCGATGGAGCGATTGACGCGTACGGTAAAGCCTGAAGAAGCAGCATACGCTGCCCACTAAATCACGGCCATGTTCCGGTTCTTGAGATCCGTCACCAGCATCAGCCCCGGCGAATGCGTGATCGCGAACGGAAGTTTTGCGGCGTTGATCACCGATTGCGGCGTAACACCGCAGGCCCAGAACACCGGGATCTCGTCCTCGGCAACCGGCACCGGATCGCCGTAGTCGGGTTTTGCGATCTCCTTGATGCCGATGAGATGGGGATGGCCGAGATGCACGGGTGCGCCATGCACGGCCGGATAGCGCGAGGTGATCTGTATCGCGCGGATCGCATCCGCCGGCTTGAACGGACGCATCGACACCACCATGGGACCCGCGAACGGACCGGATGCGGAACACGCGATGTTGGTGCGGTACATCGGCACGCGGACATTGTGCTCGATGTGGCGGATCGGCATGCCCTCGTCGAGCAGCGCTTCTTCAAAGGAGAATGAGCAGCCGAGCACGAAGGTCACGAGATCGTCGCGCCAGTAGCTGGTCACGTCGGTCGGCTCGTCCACGACCTCGCCGTCGCGCCAGACGCGATAGCGCGGCACGTCGGTGCGGATGTCGAGGCCGGCGCCAAGTGCCGGTATGTGCGGGCTGCCGACATCGGACATGCCGATGATCGGGCACGGCTTTGGATTGAGCTGGCAGAAGCGGTGAAAGGCGCTGGCGTATTTTTCGGGGAGGATCGCGAGGTTACCCTGCACGAAGCCGGGGGCGATGCCGGCGGTGGAGGCGACCAATCCGCCGCGGTAGGCGAGGCGCGCCTCGCAGCTCGGAAGGGTGTCGGTTGTTTCAGTTTGCTGCGCTGCCACCAAAACAGTCATCTGTTCGACCTGCCTATAATCTCGACAAGGACAGCCAACACCAGGCGTGCTATAAAGTCTAATCTTCCTTTCTAATATAGATCGATAAATTCTGTTTATCGATCGGAAAAATCGTTCCAATGCTGGACTTCAGGTCGATCGAGACGTTCCTCTGGGTTGTGAAGCTGGGCAGCTTCCGCGGCGCCGCCCAAAGGCTCAACACCACCCAGCCGGCGATCTCCCAGCGCATCGCCCAGCTCGAACGCGAGATGGGCGTCAAGCTTCTCAACCGCGATCATCGTGTCGCATCGCCGACGCCGAGCGGACGGCAGATGATGGTCTATGCCGAGAAGCTGATCGGCCTGCGCGCGGAGATGATCGCAGAGATAGGCGATGCCTCCGCGATGCGCGGCGTGATGCGGCTCGGCGTCGCCGAAACCATTGTGCACACCTGGCTGCCGCGGCTCGTGAAGAGCGTGAACGAGATCTATCCGAACCTGTCGCTCGAGATCGAGGTCGACATCACGCCGAACCTGACGCAGCGCCTGCTGGCGCAGGAGATCGAGCTCGCCTTCGTGGTCGGGCCGCTGTCGGCCTCCGGCGTGCACAATCGCGCACTGGCAGATTATCCGATCGGTTTTCTCGCAAGCCCCTCCCTTGGGCTCGGCAACGGCCCAGTGACCAGGCACGACCTCGCGCGGTTTCCCATCATCACCTTTCCGCGCAAGACCCGGCCCTACGAAGTCGTGCGCGAGGTATTCGACCGGCCCGAGCTGCCGCCGATCCGCCTGCATGCGAGCGCGTCGCTCGCGACCGTCATCCACATGGCGGTCGAAGGCCTCGGCATCGCCGTCATCCCGGCGGCGATCGTCGAGAAGGAGCTCGCCGACGGCCGGCTTCAGCTCCTCAACACCGATTTGAAGATCGCACCCCTCACCTTCACCGCGAGCTGGCTCGCCTCGCCCGACGTCGTCGCGATCGAGCGCGTCGCCAATCTCGCAGGGCAAATCGCGCAGGGCAGTGCCGCGGTTGACGCGGCGGCGGCGGCGCGTCATTGAACGAGTGCCGGACCTTCTTCGTCATTCCGGGGCTCGCGTAGCGAGAACCCGGAATCTCGAGATTCCGGGTTCGCCCTTCGGGCGCCCCGGAATGACAGCTGAAAATGGACTGACGCATGAGCCGAGCCGCCACGAATCTGCAAATCGATTCCGCCCGCCTCTGGGGCTCCATCCACGAGACCGCGCAATTCGGCGCGACACAAAAGGGCGGCGTGCGGCGGCTGACGCTGAGCGCCGAGGACAAGCAGGTCCGTGACTGGTTCCGCAAGGCGTGCCTGGATGCAGGACTCGAGGTCCACGTCGATGCGCTTGGCTCGATGTTCGGCCTGCGCGAGGGCCGCGACATGTCGAAGCCGCCAGTGGGCATCGGCTCGCATCTCGATACGCAGCCGACCGGCGGCAAATACGACGGCATTTTGGGAACGCTCGGCGCGCTCGAGGTCATCCGCACGCTGAACGACGCCGGCATCGAGACCGAGGCGCCGATCTGCGTCGTCAACTGGACCAATGAGGAAGGCTCGCGCTTCGCACCTGCGATGATGGCGTCGGCCGCCTATGTCGGCGATTTCACCACCGACGACATTTTGTCGCGCAAGGACGCCGAGGGCATCACGGTCGGCCAGGCGCTCGACGGGATCGGCTATCGCGGCGACAAGCCGGTCGGCTTCCAGAAATTAGGTTGCTTCGTCGAACTGCATATCGAGCAGGGGCCGATTCTGGAGGCGGAGGAAAAGACCATCGGCGTCGTCGATTCCGGCCAGGGCGTGCTCTGGTACGACGGCCACATCACCGGCTTTGAAAGCCATGCCGGCTCGACTCCGATGCCGCTGCGCCGCGATGCGCTGGCAACCCTGTCGGAGATCGTGCTGGCGATGGAGAAAATCGCCAGCAAGCACGGACCGAAAGCGGTCGGCACCATCGGCGAAGCCGTGATCGCAAGCCCCTCGCGCAATGTCATTCCCGGCGAGATCGCCTTCACCGTCGACACCCGCAGCGCTGACGACACCATTTTGAACGCGCTCGATCGTGACCTGCGTGCGGCCGTTGCCGAGATCGCCGCGCGCCGCAAGGTCGAGGTGAAGCTCGATCTGGTCTGGCGCAAGCCGCCGACGCATTTCGACCCAAAGCTGATCGCGGCCGTGGAGAACGCGGCGAACACACTCGGCTATTCCAGCCGTCGCATCACCTCCGGCGCCGGCCACGACGCCTGCAATCTCAATACTGTCATGCCGGCGGCGATGGTGTTCGTGCCCTGCAAGGACGGCATCAGCCACAACGAGCTGGAGGATGCGACGCAGGCCGACTGCACCGCCGGCACCAACGTGTTGATGCATACCGTGCTGGCGCTCGCCGGCGTAGCATCGTGAGGGAGAAGCGCCATGCGCGGAGTGTTCGTCGACGCCAACGAGTCCCTCGCCGTGATCATGGAGCGGCTGGAAAAGCCCGGCGATCCCAAGGTGCGCATTCACCGCGACCCCGACATCAAGCCGGAGCAATATCCTGAAATCCTCGACGGCGCCGAGATCGCGATCGTAGATCACACCGCGCTGCCAACCGAGGTTGCGAAGAAGTGCACAGGCCTGAAGCACGTGGTGTTCCTCGGCACCGGCGCGCGCAGCTACATGAACCCCGAAGAGCTCGCCGACCTCGGGATCTCCGTGCATCTGATCAAGGGCTATGGCGACACGGCGGTCGCCGAATCCGCAATCGCGCTGATGTGGGCCTCGGCACGGGTGATCGCGATGATGGATCGCGAGATGCGCGCCGGGAACTGGTTGCGCGAGGACGGCATGCAGCTCACCGGCAAGACGCTCGGCCTCGTCGGCTTCGGTGGCATCGCCGCAGAGGTCGCACGCATCGCCTCCGGCAGCGGCATGAAGGTAATCGCCTGGAACCGTTCACCGAAGAGTTTTCCTGGCGTCGAGTTCACCGATCTCGACACGGTGCTGGCCAAGAGCGACGTCGTGTCGCTGCACCTGCTGCTCAACGACGATACCCGCGGCATGATCACGCGCGAGAAGATCGCAGCGATGAAGCCCGGCGTCATCCTCGTCAACACCGCGCGCGCCGCGATCGTCGACGAGAAGGCGATGATCGACGCGCTGAAGTCAGGCCACATCCGCCACGCCGGCCTCGACGTCTTCAACACCGAGCCGCTGCCGGCCGATCACGAGCTGACGCGGATTCCGAACGTCACGCTGTCGGCGCACTCGGCCTTCCGCACGCCGGAAGCGAGCGAGAACTTGATCGAGGCAGCGCTGGTGCATTGCCGGCGGATCGTGAAGGGGTAGAGCCGATTTGAACCGGACGGCGTGACCTCGCGACTATCGGGAACGTGCCCATCCCCGAGGTTCACATGCTGTCCCGTCTCACCCGATTCCTGTCCGGCTCGAGCGAGCCCACGCAATCGGCAAATTCCTATCAACAACGGCTCGCCATCTATGAGCAGGAGCTTGGCGAGCCCGAGCACAGTTTTGCGGACACGGGCGAGCTCCGCATTGACATCCACGCCTACGGCCGCGATTTCGTGCCGGACTGCGAAGAGGGCTCGGATGAGGGCTACGTTCTTCTGACCAACGGCATGAGCGAACGGCGAATGCCGCCGACGGACCGCGCCGACAAGATCAAGTCCCGCGCCGAACTGATGTGGTACGTCCGCGACCCGACGCAGGAGATTTGCACCAATCTGCGCTGGCTCGCACGCCTTCCCTTCATCGATAGCAAGAGCTTCGCTTTCGGCGACCGAGTGCCGTTGCCGACGCCGCCTCTCATTGGCTCGGAGTTCAGGACCTTCCTGTTCCTCACGCCGATCATCGGACCCGATCAGCGCACCGCGGAGGCGCTCACGATCGGTGGCGATGAGGTCGAGATTCTCACTGTCAATTTGATCTCCGACCGCGAGCTTGATTTCATCAAGACGCATGGCCTCGATGATTTCCTCGATCTTCTCGATGAGAATGACTACCCGCCGATCTTCGATCCGAAGCGGAAATCTTACGTCTGAACTCTCGATGTCGTCCCGGACAAGCGCGCCCAAAGCGCGCGCAGATCCGGGACCCATAACCACAGGACATGGTTATGCGAAGACTCGTGGTTGCCGGCTCGCTCCACAACATCTCCCTGGGGCTATGGGTCCCGGCCTTCGCCGGGACGACAAGGGAGCAAGTTGCACCAGCCTCCCCTAATCCACCATCTCCGCCACCGCCTTGCCGCAGGCCGTCGTGTCGGCGTTGCCGCCGAGATCCTTGGTACGCAGCGTGCGTTCGGCCAGCGTGCGCTCGATCGCGTCGACGATCGACTTGCCGGCTGCCTTCTCGCCGAGATGCTCGAACATCATCGCGCCCGACCAGATCATGCCGATCGGGTTGGCAATTCCCTGCCCCGCGATATCGGGCGCGGAGCCGTGCACCGGCTCGAACACCGACGGGAAATTCCGCTCGGGGTTGATGTTGCCCGACGGCGCGATGCCGATGGTGCCGGTGCAGGCCGGGCCGAGATCGGAGAGGATGTCGCCGAACAGGTTCGAGCCGACCACGACGTCGAACCAGTCCGGATGCAGCACGAAGTTCGCCGTGAGAATATCGATGTGGTACTTGTCCCACTTCACGCCCGGGAACTTCTTTGCCATCGCCTCCACGCGCTCATCCCAATAGGGCATGGTGATCGAGATGCCGTTCGATTTCGTCGC from Bradyrhizobium arachidis carries:
- a CDS encoding ABC transporter substrate-binding protein, coding for MTITRRDLLLGATATAALMPLAARAQTSEVVIGATYPLSGSGAQVGVDAQRAFETAIDIINNDQDFDLPLAKGVGLPGLGGAKIRIVYADTQGDPQKGRAEAERLITQEKVSAILGSYQSAVAVTISQICERYQIPFMSADNSSPSLHRRGLKYYFRASPHDEMFSAGMFDFLDAMKKKGAKANTLALFHEDTIFGTDSANAQTKLAAERGYKIVSDIKYRANSPSLSAEVQQLKAANADVLMPSSYTTDGILLVKTMAELGYKPNAIVAQAAGFSEKALYDAVGDKLEGAITRGSFSLDLAAKRPMVGKINDLFKAKSGKDLNDNTSRQFMAMIIMADAINRAKSTDGEKIRDALAATEMSGEQTIMPWKRVKFDEMGQNNDADPVLLQYVGGKFVTIFPSQAAVADAIWPMK
- a CDS encoding putative hydro-lyase — its product is MTVLVAAQQTETTDTLPSCEARLAYRGGLVASTAGIAPGFVQGNLAILPEKYASAFHRFCQLNPKPCPIIGMSDVGSPHIPALGAGLDIRTDVPRYRVWRDGEVVDEPTDVTSYWRDDLVTFVLGCSFSFEEALLDEGMPIRHIEHNVRVPMYRTNIACSASGPFAGPMVVSMRPFKPADAIRAIQITSRYPAVHGAPVHLGHPHLIGIKEIAKPDYGDPVPVAEDEIPVFWACGVTPQSVINAAKLPFAITHSPGLMLVTDLKNRNMAVI
- a CDS encoding LysR family transcriptional regulator, which produces MLDFRSIETFLWVVKLGSFRGAAQRLNTTQPAISQRIAQLEREMGVKLLNRDHRVASPTPSGRQMMVYAEKLIGLRAEMIAEIGDASAMRGVMRLGVAETIVHTWLPRLVKSVNEIYPNLSLEIEVDITPNLTQRLLAQEIELAFVVGPLSASGVHNRALADYPIGFLASPSLGLGNGPVTRHDLARFPIITFPRKTRPYEVVREVFDRPELPPIRLHASASLATVIHMAVEGLGIAVIPAAIVEKELADGRLQLLNTDLKIAPLTFTASWLASPDVVAIERVANLAGQIAQGSAAVDAAAAARH
- a CDS encoding Zn-dependent hydrolase; translated protein: MSRAATNLQIDSARLWGSIHETAQFGATQKGGVRRLTLSAEDKQVRDWFRKACLDAGLEVHVDALGSMFGLREGRDMSKPPVGIGSHLDTQPTGGKYDGILGTLGALEVIRTLNDAGIETEAPICVVNWTNEEGSRFAPAMMASAAYVGDFTTDDILSRKDAEGITVGQALDGIGYRGDKPVGFQKLGCFVELHIEQGPILEAEEKTIGVVDSGQGVLWYDGHITGFESHAGSTPMPLRRDALATLSEIVLAMEKIASKHGPKAVGTIGEAVIASPSRNVIPGEIAFTVDTRSADDTILNALDRDLRAAVAEIAARRKVEVKLDLVWRKPPTHFDPKLIAAVENAANTLGYSSRRITSGAGHDACNLNTVMPAAMVFVPCKDGISHNELEDATQADCTAGTNVLMHTVLALAGVAS
- a CDS encoding NAD(P)-dependent oxidoreductase; translation: MRGVFVDANESLAVIMERLEKPGDPKVRIHRDPDIKPEQYPEILDGAEIAIVDHTALPTEVAKKCTGLKHVVFLGTGARSYMNPEELADLGISVHLIKGYGDTAVAESAIALMWASARVIAMMDREMRAGNWLREDGMQLTGKTLGLVGFGGIAAEVARIASGSGMKVIAWNRSPKSFPGVEFTDLDTVLAKSDVVSLHLLLNDDTRGMITREKIAAMKPGVILVNTARAAIVDEKAMIDALKSGHIRHAGLDVFNTEPLPADHELTRIPNVTLSAHSAFRTPEASENLIEAALVHCRRIVKG
- a CDS encoding suppressor of fused domain protein: MLSRLTRFLSGSSEPTQSANSYQQRLAIYEQELGEPEHSFADTGELRIDIHAYGRDFVPDCEEGSDEGYVLLTNGMSERRMPPTDRADKIKSRAELMWYVRDPTQEICTNLRWLARLPFIDSKSFAFGDRVPLPTPPLIGSEFRTFLFLTPIIGPDQRTAEALTIGGDEVEILTVNLISDRELDFIKTHGLDDFLDLLDENDYPPIFDPKRKSYV